In Anomalospiza imberbis isolate Cuckoo-Finch-1a 21T00152 chromosome 26, ASM3175350v1, whole genome shotgun sequence, the following proteins share a genomic window:
- the CIMIP3 gene encoding putative uncharacterized protein CIMIP3 translates to MGQWLKHQKPLAKTTRAKGMEEAQGKPETTNPPPMSRNRPPPAPPLGSRFMPVVAHTGGRPLSSFDFVFYQPGWSNSLAPFCTAQKPFCGFRFQEGTGHGRQRLDVESSDAKKWRSFHGPKP, encoded by the coding sequence GTGGCTAAAACACCAGAAGCCCCTGGCAAAGACCACGAGAGCCAAGGGAATGGAGGAGGCCCAAGGGAAGCCAGAGACCACCAACCCACCCCCCATGTCGAGGAACCGgccacctccagctcctcccctgggctctCGCTTCATGCCGGTTGTTGCCCACACCGGGGGCCGTCCCCTCAGCTCCTTCGACTTCGTGTTCTACCAGCCCGGGTGGTCCAACTCGCTGGCCCCGTTCTGCACGGCGCAGAAACCCTTCTGCGGCTTCCGCTTCCAGGAGGGCACCGGCCACGGCCGCCAGCGCCTGGACGTGGAGAGCTCGGACGCCAAGAAGTGGAGATCCTTCCACGGCCCCAAGCCGtag